In Calliopsis andreniformis isolate RMS-2024a chromosome 6, iyCalAndr_principal, whole genome shotgun sequence, a single genomic region encodes these proteins:
- the LOC143180550 gene encoding uncharacterized protein LOC143180550: MDYCRAPQWADFTHSPQLPSDNYFEIKHEVHEPQIHSKSNSKSDQLFYSCEEIEQEISSEEQDPNFYDSLESEQSVHSNVAYFVPYDCKNKSNGDKYTDDALRKGMKNLKLNDKSQPTHCVWNVSISELTTKSNKPKVKVPKKMKDSVHMREMENIPAKCFSKNNQLMNNVERKKDAVTKDKSKLMKSDVNYHPEHVKVKCSERRLSFKVHRVKSELFDKRQSFKKSQPKVLTCQYRRRSLMKYRRCSNQFISMAEAVSKFQTTTPQRFRTTSNKDLKPGPSMKVKRSPLKLTHPISPTLRCKQRTRHTTMLNQQEHEAEKIEELKRHQIKAKPVPINILNAPTVLKKVTKKPVTIIKEFNLTQPKETHHKNIVTRKEELIKKSQEQNKKTYVIRTNPIPTFKPVMVHGLSKEKLQDKEKVVANFKNFATKDIKCYDQENKQPNIIQAITISADIEKKEVNEQKLNKKQSKGVTNNKSEKIKSEQNLTKSVRPKFELNTNKRAKERSQFDEKIKTMKQEQELKRLEEERNKLAKEKLKRAELRKLTEVKTKSMPVHKPMDTQKKSTKPLTNPHTSIRLHTSRTRSIS, from the coding sequence ATGGATTATTGTCGTGCACCACAATGGGCAGATttcacacacagccctcaactacCATCTGataattattttgaaataaaacaTGAAGTACATGAACCACAGATACATTCCAAATCTAACTCAAAATCAGATCAATTATTCTACTCATGTGAAGAAATTGAACAAGAAATATCAAGCGAAGAACAAGATCcaaatttttatgacagtttagAATCTGAGCAAAGTGTTCATTCTAATGTAGCTTATTTTGTACCATATGATTGTAAAAATAAATCCAATGGAGATAAATACACTGATGATGCTTTACGCAAAGGCATGAAAAACTTGAAGCTGAATGACAAATCCCAGCCAACTCATTGTGTGTGGAATGTATCTATAAGTGAATTGACAACCAAATCTAATAAACCTAAAGTAAAAGTACCAAAAAAAATGAAAGATAGTGTTCATATGAGGGAAATGGAAAATATTCCTGCTAAATGTTTTTCAAAGAATAATCAATTAATGAATAATGTTGAAAGAAAAAAAGATGCAGTAACAAAGGACAAAAGTAAATTAATGAAATCAGATGTTAATTATCATCCTGAACATGTCAAAGTCAAATGCTCAGAAAGAAGACTGTCCTTCAAAGTTCACAGAGTAAAATCTGAATTATTTGACAAAAGACAATCATTCAAGAAGTCACAGCCTAAGGTACTCACATGTCAATATCGTAGGCGAAGTCTAATGAAGTACCGCAGGTGTTCAAATCAATTTATAAGTATGGCAGAGGCAGTTTCTAAGTTTCAAACTACAACACCGCAACGTTTTCGTACTACTAGTAATAAAGATTTAAAACCAGGTCCATCAATGAAAGTGAAAAGATCTCCATTAAAATTGACTCATCCAATTTCTCCCACTTTGAGATGCAAACAGAGAACAAGGCACACTACTATGCTAAATCAACAAGAACATGAAGCTGAGAAAATTGAAGAACTAAAAAGACATCAGATTAAAGCAAAACCTGTACCAATTAATATTTTGAATGCACCAACTGTGTTAAAGAAAGTAACCAAAAAACCAGTTACTATTATAAAAGAATTTAATTTGACTCAGCCAAAGGAGACACACCACAAAAATATTGTTACAAGGAAAGAAGAACTTATTAAAAAGTCGCaggaacaaaataaaaaaacataTGTAATTCGTACCAATCCTATACCTACATTTAAACCTGTAATGGTACATGGTCTATCTAAAGAAAAATTACAAGACAAGGAAAAGGTAGTGGCGAACTTCAAAAATTTTGCAACAAAGGACATTAAATGCTATGATCAAGAAAATAAACAACCGAATATCATTCAAGCTATTACAATATCTGCTGATATAGAGAAAAAAGAAGTAAACGAACAGAAACTGAATAAGAAACAGTCTAAGGGTGTTACAAATAATAAAAGTGAGAAAATTAAATCTGAACAAAATCTGACAAAGTCTGTAAGACCAAAAtttgaattaaatacaaataaaagaGCAAAAGAGCGAAGTCAATTTGATGAAAAAATCAAGACAATGAAGCAAGAGCAAGAATTAAAACGGCTGGAGGAAGAGAGGAACAAATTAgcaaaagaaaaattaaaaagagCTGAGTTACGCAAATTAACAGAGGTGAAAACCAAGTCGATGCCAGTACACAAGCCCATGGATACTCAGAAGAAATCAACTAAACCCCTaaccaatccacacacatctatACGTTTACACACAAGTAGAACAAGAAGTATTTCTTAA